The following are encoded together in the Oncorhynchus kisutch isolate 150728-3 linkage group LG8, Okis_V2, whole genome shotgun sequence genome:
- the cfap251 gene encoding cilia- and flagella-associated protein 251 — protein MSGVGTESNDPLPSPPEEQQATTGLDMGEEDLHQRKEEDSKGEGEMSDCVSGQNGEPKTDDQSPTVSQVCTATKMTLLPKSPHVKTHALTLEWAFGMNRALPVFSLQDQDQLVILYGGTNVAVMYDQTSNSQHVLQGHSSPISCLCVSEDRRWLVTADRGQESLVIIWDSFSGIPVQTLFDSHPEGGVAALALSKDSKYLVTVGAGDVQRVCIWDWTNETEDPLCVTDLNPEYGFQNHIIFNPNDITQLLSNSESQVLFYTRDKQHLDYIAPELLDKTFNKVVGMLSQSVFHWRGLQALSATSVGNLVLWDMVRASSTSRPLVRRAIKLIPLQKDSITVLTLTDSFIVTGDTLGHVKFYDENFKLISWYSEFNLDPITSISFSKEVPPNRSQGYLEDCTLEAKMFVIRNFVLSTVNSTVVHVNAQCGVLQTLLREHCEALHAVACHPQQPVVAMGSHSGILKVWDYERKVSICSRVFEKERHIQCIAYDPQGFYLAVGFASGSVHVLDACTLLSEAEERFNFSQDCITHITFSPDSLYLATADAGRAVMVFCLYTGKSMQRWKYLGRHHSHYKPIRDLLFGVYLDSTQPRLLSLGMDRRLVEYDLQNSKVKDELLILSSERIEQSAVPTCMAWYPPLTTEDFLLTASDLYKMKLFNSTTKMCRKTLLGPTYGSPVEKMAMLPFSKDHDPSAHYMAYITKDKVGVQILPIDGNPHKSSALICHPTGVSDMACSYDSRYVFTAGGSDCTVLSWEISLNALEAAASLGGKELIPFYSLLDGGRDGELFREMEDFFYYCQLRNQGIDSMEMRQVSTRIPLGEVPFVMRALGFFPTEQELEDMQNEVKFSRYAESGRYVTNIDLEEFIKLYVNHRPAFGISRKELLHTFQVLGDSYVMGEPVVNKIELLELLQDRGEHMTENELAECFTTLVGLNPEGGGPDLGAFECDDAEDVLESEIPEVISMETFASDILGFPIYIKEILHSSQEGMLSPSGSEVV, from the exons ATGTCAGGTGTTGGAACCGAGAGCAATGACCCCTTGCCTAGCCCTCCAGAGGAGCAGCAGGCCACAACTGGCCTCGACATGGGTGAAGAGGATCTGCatcagagaaaagaggaggataGTAAAGGGGAGGGTGAAATGAGTGACTGTGTCAGTGGACAGAATGGGGAACCCAAGACAGATGATCAGAGTCCAACTGTCTCTCAAGTCTGCACAGCCACTAAAATGACACTGTTACCCAAGTCCCCTCATGTAAAAACCCATGCACTG ACACTGGAGTGGGCCTTTGGGATGAACAGGGCTCTTCCTGTCTTCAGCCTTCAGGACCAGGATCAACTGGTGATCCTGTATGGTGGCACCAATGTAGCCGTCATGTACGACCAAACATCAAATTCACAACATGTCCTTCAG GGTCACAGCAGCCCCAtttcgtgtttgtgtgtgagtgaggacaGGCGCTGGCTGGTGACAGCAGACCGAGGGCAGGAAAGTCTGGTGATCATTTGGGACTCCTTTTCAGG GATTCCTGTGCAGACATTATTTGACAGTCACCCTGAGGGCGGTGTTGCAGCTTTGGCACTGTCAAAGGACTCCAAATACCTGGTAACAGTTGGAGCTGGAGATGTTCAG CGAGTTTGTATATGGGACTGGACAAATGAGACAGAGGATCCATTGTGTGTAACTGACCTCAACCCGGAGTATGGTTTTCAG AATCACATAATTTTTAATCCCAACGACATTACTCAGCTGCTCAGCAACAGTGAGAGCCAAGTCTTATTTTACACCAGG GACAAACAGCACCTTGATTATATTGCCCCAGAGCTCTTGGACAAG ACTTTCAACAAGGTTGTGGGCATGCTGAGCCAGTCTGTGTTCCACTGGAGGGGGCTTCAGGCCCTCTCGGCCACCTCCGTAGGCAACTTGGTGCTGTGGGACATGGTTAGGGCCTCCTCTACCTCAAGACCCCTTGTTAGGAGAGCCATCAAGCTCATCCCCCTCCAGAAGGACAGCATTACCGTGCTCACTCTGACTGACAG CTTCATTGTGACTGGTGACACTCTGGGCCATGTGAAATTCTATGATGAGAACTTCAAGCTCATCAGCTGGTACAGTGAATTCAACCTGGACCCAATCACATCAATCTCCTTTTCCAAGGAAGTTCCACCCAACAGAAGCCAGGGTTATCTGGAGGACTGCACTCTGGAAGCCAAGATGTTTGTTATCCG GAACTTTGTCCTGTCTACAGTCAACTCGACGGTGGTACATGTGAATGCACAGTGTGGTGTGCTGCAGACGTTGCTGCGTGAGCATTGCGAGGCACTGCATGCTGTGGCCTGTCACCCCCAGCAACCAGTTGTTGCCATGGGTAGCCACAGCGGCATCCTGAAGGTGTGGGACTATGAGCGCAAGGTGTCCATCTGCAGCAGGGTCTTTGAGAAGGAGAGGCATATTCAGTGCATCGCCTATGACCCCCAAG GATTTTATTTGGCGGTTGGCTTTGCCAGTGGATCTGTCCATGTACTGGATGCTTGCACATTGCTGAGTGAGGCAGAGGAGCGCTTCAACTTCAGCCAAGACTGCATCACTCACATTACTTTCTCTCCAGACTCCCTCTACCTGGCCACAGCG GATGCTGGAAGAGCGGTGATGGTGTTTTGCTTGTACACCGGTAAGAGCATGCAGCGCTGGAAATACCTGGGGAGACACCACTCCCACTATAAGCCCATCAGGGACCTCCTATTTGGGGTGTACCTGGACAGCACCCAACCCAGACTACTCTCCCTGGGCATGGACCGCAGGCTT GTGGAGTATGACTTGCAGAACAGCAAAGTCAAGGATGAGCTGCTGATCCTGAGCTCTGAGCGCATTGAGCAGAGCGCTGTGCCCACCTGTATGGCCTGGTACCCACCCCTCACCACAGAGGACTTCCTGCTCACCGCCTCAGACCTTTACAAAATGAAGCTTTTCAATAGCACCACCAAAATGTGCAG AAAGACACTCCTTGGTCCCACATATGGGTCTCCAGTTGAAAAGATGGCCATGCTTCCATTTTCTAAGGACCATGACCCTAGTGCGCATTACATGGCATACATCACAAAAGACAAG GTAGGTGTCCAGATTCTGCCCATTGATGGGAACCCCCACAAGTCCTCTGCTCTGATCTGCCACCCAACAGGGGTGTCTGATATGGCCTGCTCCTATGACAGTCGATATGTCTTCACTGCTGGGGGGTCTGACTGCACAGTCCTCTCATGGGAGATTAGTTTAAA TGCATTAGAGGCTGCTGCATCCCTGGGTGGAAAAGAGCTGATCCCCTTCTACAGCCtcctggatggagggagagacggggaacTCTTTAGA GAAATGGAGGACTTTTTCTATTACTGTCAGCTGCGTAACCAAGGTATTGACTCCATGGAGATGCGACAGGTGTCCACCCGAATCCCCCTAGGAGAGGTCCCCTTTGTCATGAGGGCTCTGGGCTTCTTCCCCACTGAGCAAGAG CTGGAGGACATGCAGAACGAAGTCAAGTTCAGCAGGTATGCTGAGTCTGGGAGATATGTGACCAACATAGACCTGGAGGAATTCATTAAGCTCTACGTCAACCACCGGCCAGCGTTTGGCATCTCTAGGAAGGAACTGCTTCACACCTTCCAGGTCCTGGGTGACTCCTATGTGATGGGAGAGCCTGTGGTGAACAAGATCGAGCTGCTGGAACTCCTCCAGGACAGAG GGGAACACATGACTGAAAATGAGCTGGCAGAATGTTTCACCACACTGGTAGGACTAAATCCAGAAGGGGGGGGACCTGATCTGGGAGCTTTTGAATGTGATG aTGCAGAAGATGTGTTGGAGAGTGAGATCCCAGAGGTGATTTCCATGGAAACATTTGCAAGTGATATCCTGGGATTCCCCATTTATATTAAAGAGATTCTTCACTCCTCCCAAGAGGGAATGTTGTCCCCCTCAGGATCAGAAGTTGTATAG
- the LOC109895917 gene encoding 26S proteasome non-ATPase regulatory subunit 9 → MTEENNGNSTMEAVQSLIKKKDNIEEQIKAYYDVLEDQGVGMEGPLVDAEGFPRADVNVYQIRTARHSISCLQNDHKAIMVEIEEALHRLHAREKAKRDQDQAESMEQEVTLPSPFARVDAVSQGSPACQAGLRVNDEIIAFGSVNTRTFQNLQNIASVVQHSEGKPLSVTVIRNGQKTQMGLTPQQWSGRGLLGCNIVPIQKL, encoded by the exons ATGACTGAGGAAAACAATGGAAATTCGACAATGGAAGCGGTCCAAAGTCTCATAAAAAAGAAAGACAACATTGAAGAACAAATTAAAGCTTACTACGACGTTTTGGAAGAT CAAGGCGTTGGAATGGAAGGTCCTCTAGTTGATGCAGAGGGCTTCCCTCGCGCAGATGTTAATGTGTACCAGATCAGAACAGCAAGGCACAGTATTTCTT GTCTACAGAATGATCACAAAGCCATCATGGTGGAAATTGAGGAGGCCCTGCACAGGCTGCATGCTCGAGAGAAGGCAAAGCGGGACCAGGACCAGGCAGAGTCCATGGAGCAGGAGGTCACCCTGCCCTCTCCCTTCGCCCGTGTGGATGCTGTCTCACAAGGCTCCCCTGCCTGTCAGGCT GGCCTGCGAGTTAATGATGAAATCATAGCGTTTGGATCCGTCAACACAAGGACCTTCCAGAACCTGCAGAATATTGCCTCGGTGGTTCAGCATAGTGAAGGG AAACCATTAAGTGTTACAGTGATTCGAAATGGCCAGAAAACCCAAATGGGCCTTACACCACAGcagtggtcagggagaggtttacTGGG ATGCAACATTGTGCCCATCCAAAAATTATAA
- the LOC109895912 gene encoding rab5 GDP/GTP exchange factor isoform X1 codes for MAAEQQRGIRVTQAELLCKDACGYYGNPAWQGFCSKCWRERTRKAEADRQETGPHNDAGSPLTFSKFEEKKNMEKGRKVNTMRRLFWGGPSPPKRPESSEGQVATLKAYQSIEPGDFTSFLKLLRNPSSQRLQSRCTAFLNTMEAYHGLPVQKQSDLVQDFYQNIAVHFSSLSEIQVSQMMEHMEKLIMTRLHKWVFCHDSCDDEVKDLALQRRIRSLNWVTPHMLSVPFPDERAEVVSDPFLPAITAIIEMDAKRAPQDKLTCVCKCSQNVFQALSTSNSEPANADDYLSGLIYVVLKANPPRLHSNMQYVIRFGLPHSLMAGESGYYFTNLCCAVAFIEKLDGPALNLSPVEFEGYMQGRRAPSKRGSERQKMARETQDQLEDLKGRQEKVDQGINALKEQLQHWVQSVKAQIDEVTSQSALTQEEIKAQSEFLQSHSVSTLTQADDVKDQSVLLLDGQESNNNTCLTEAEC; via the exons ATGGCGGCGGAGCAGCAAAGAGGGATCCGAGTCACTCAAGCAGAGCTTCTCTGCAAGGATGCGTGTGGTTATTATGGCAACCCTGCATGGCAGGGCTTTTGCTCCAAGTGCTGGCGAGAACGAACCCGTAAAGCAGAGGCGGACAGGCAGGAGACTGG GCCCCACAATGATGCAGGTTCTCCCCTCACCTTTTCTAAATTTGAGGAGAAGAAGAATATGGAGAAGGGTCGCAAAGTGAATACGATGAGGAGGCTCTTCTGGGGTGGACCGTCCCCTCCTAAACGCCCAG AGTCTTCAGAGGGCCAGGTGGCTACATTAAAAGCCTATCAGAGCATTGAGCCAGGGGATTTTACCAGCTTCCTGAAGCTGCTGAGGAACCCATCCTCTCAACGTCTGCAGTCCCGTTGCACTGCTTTCCTCAACACCATGGAGGCTTATCAC GGCCTGCCAGTGCAGAAGCAATCTGACCTTGTTCAAGACTTTTACCAGAACATCGCTGTGCATTTCAGTA GTCTTTCAGAGATTCAGGTCTCTCAGATGATGGAGCACATGGAGAAGCTGATCATGACGCGTCTGCACAAGTGGGTGTTCTGCCATGACAGCTGTGACGATGAAGTgaaagacttggcactccagagGAGGATACG GTCCTTAAACTGGGTCACCCCCCACATGCTGAGCGTGCCTTTCCCTGACGAGAGGGCTGAGGTTGTCAGTGATCCCTTTCTGCCTGCTATAACAG CCATAATCGAGATGGATGCCAAGCGCGCGCCACAGGACAAGCTTACATGCGTATGTAAGTGCAGTCAGAATGTCTTCCAGGCTCTCTCCACTTCCAATAGTGAGCCAGCAAATGCTGACGACTACCTGTCTGGCCTGATTTACGTAGTACTAAAGGCCAACCCACCCCGGCTTCACTCCAACATGCAGTATGTGATCCGCTTCGGCCTCCCTCACAGCCTGATGGCAGGAGAGAGTGGCTACTACTTCACCAATTTG TGTTGTGCAGTGGCCTTCATTGAGAAGCTGGATGGGCCAGCACTCAACCTAAGCCCAGTGGAGTTTGAGGGCTACATGCAGGGTCGCCGTGCTCCCTCAAAGAGGGGCAGTGAGAGGCAAAAGATGGCCAGGGAGACGCAAGACCAACTAGAGGACCTGAAGGGTCGACAGGAGAAGGTGGACCAAGGAATAAATGCCCTCAAAGAGCAGCTACAGCATTGGGTACAGTCTGTCAAGGCACAGATAGATGAGGTAACATCCCAGTCTGCTCTGACACAAGAAGAAATTAAAGCCCAGTCAGAGTTTTTGCAAAGCCATTCTGTCTCTACTCTAACACAGGCAGATGATGTCAAAGACCAGTCAGTGTTGTTGCTAGATGGTCAAGAGTCAAACAACAACACTTGTCTAACAGAGGCAGAGTGTTAG
- the LOC109895912 gene encoding rab5 GDP/GTP exchange factor isoform X2, with amino-acid sequence MAAEQQRGIRVTQAELLCKDACGYYGNPAWQGFCSKCWRERTRKAEADRQETGPHNDAGSPLTFSKFEEKKNMEKGRKVNTMRRLFWGGPSPPKRPESSEGQVATLKAYQSIEPGDFTSFLKLLRNPSSQRLQSRCTAFLNTMEAYHGLPVQKQSDLVQDFYQNIAVHFSSLSEIQVSQMMEHMEKLIMTRLHKWVFCHDSCDDEVKDLALQRRIRSLNWVTPHMLSVPFPDERAEVVSDPFLPAITAIIEMDAKRAPQDKLTCVLLKANPPRLHSNMQYVIRFGLPHSLMAGESGYYFTNLCCAVAFIEKLDGPALNLSPVEFEGYMQGRRAPSKRGSERQKMARETQDQLEDLKGRQEKVDQGINALKEQLQHWVQSVKAQIDEVTSQSALTQEEIKAQSEFLQSHSVSTLTQADDVKDQSVLLLDGQESNNNTCLTEAEC; translated from the exons ATGGCGGCGGAGCAGCAAAGAGGGATCCGAGTCACTCAAGCAGAGCTTCTCTGCAAGGATGCGTGTGGTTATTATGGCAACCCTGCATGGCAGGGCTTTTGCTCCAAGTGCTGGCGAGAACGAACCCGTAAAGCAGAGGCGGACAGGCAGGAGACTGG GCCCCACAATGATGCAGGTTCTCCCCTCACCTTTTCTAAATTTGAGGAGAAGAAGAATATGGAGAAGGGTCGCAAAGTGAATACGATGAGGAGGCTCTTCTGGGGTGGACCGTCCCCTCCTAAACGCCCAG AGTCTTCAGAGGGCCAGGTGGCTACATTAAAAGCCTATCAGAGCATTGAGCCAGGGGATTTTACCAGCTTCCTGAAGCTGCTGAGGAACCCATCCTCTCAACGTCTGCAGTCCCGTTGCACTGCTTTCCTCAACACCATGGAGGCTTATCAC GGCCTGCCAGTGCAGAAGCAATCTGACCTTGTTCAAGACTTTTACCAGAACATCGCTGTGCATTTCAGTA GTCTTTCAGAGATTCAGGTCTCTCAGATGATGGAGCACATGGAGAAGCTGATCATGACGCGTCTGCACAAGTGGGTGTTCTGCCATGACAGCTGTGACGATGAAGTgaaagacttggcactccagagGAGGATACG GTCCTTAAACTGGGTCACCCCCCACATGCTGAGCGTGCCTTTCCCTGACGAGAGGGCTGAGGTTGTCAGTGATCCCTTTCTGCCTGCTATAACAG CCATAATCGAGATGGATGCCAAGCGCGCGCCACAGGACAAGCTTACATGCGTAT TACTAAAGGCCAACCCACCCCGGCTTCACTCCAACATGCAGTATGTGATCCGCTTCGGCCTCCCTCACAGCCTGATGGCAGGAGAGAGTGGCTACTACTTCACCAATTTG TGTTGTGCAGTGGCCTTCATTGAGAAGCTGGATGGGCCAGCACTCAACCTAAGCCCAGTGGAGTTTGAGGGCTACATGCAGGGTCGCCGTGCTCCCTCAAAGAGGGGCAGTGAGAGGCAAAAGATGGCCAGGGAGACGCAAGACCAACTAGAGGACCTGAAGGGTCGACAGGAGAAGGTGGACCAAGGAATAAATGCCCTCAAAGAGCAGCTACAGCATTGGGTACAGTCTGTCAAGGCACAGATAGATGAGGTAACATCCCAGTCTGCTCTGACACAAGAAGAAATTAAAGCCCAGTCAGAGTTTTTGCAAAGCCATTCTGTCTCTACTCTAACACAGGCAGATGATGTCAAAGACCAGTCAGTGTTGTTGCTAGATGGTCAAGAGTCAAACAACAACACTTGTCTAACAGAGGCAGAGTGTTAG